The Corythoichthys intestinalis isolate RoL2023-P3 chromosome 2, ASM3026506v1, whole genome shotgun sequence DNA segment ggtataagattcagggccggaatgctgttccggtacacggtgctttgattctgaaaatatgacggcaactctcAAAACGCTAAGtaaaaaaatgatgataataatgctaagctgccacacatgcatttcatctccaagaagataacaatctaccaacattagatttacatacacaacaagcataataaagtgcttgtgtaacaTAATCCGTTACCACCAATatatattattgattttattccacggacggcatggaggtttccgcagctgctgcagttaccgTGAGTCTCACGATGATGAGCAAAATGCATGGACTCAtgtatctgttcaattggctgacatactgacatgtgatcagcagagatagttagattagattggttcaaatgtgaatgctttctggaacagcaacaaaaaaaaaaaaaaaaaaaaaggttgttaaaTTGATGCAATACACAAAAAGAGCAATGCAAcataatggatcaaatctttaagagcaacgaaggagttgaggaggcttatttatcatatttagttttatttgctctgattgggaggttcagaacatcttagctgtcaatgtgcactttggatttatatttgttcatttactgtatgttaggctacttattgatttccttatgatttgaaaaagtcattgtttgcacgatcttcaaaatatattccatttcactgtgcataatataagtaattatttttctgaatgtatgttacttttatcattattatttaaaaaaaaaaaaaaaaaaaaaagaaagcaaaagtaaatgtttacattaacttcatttttaatatacactccatgttcttaagtagttaaaattaagatttggcatttagtatgtgaggaaatgagggaaaataaaaattaggagatggaagttggggttattgctgtttttaacttttattttgcaaatcattgaaaaaatacaattttgaatgaaaatcagtaaaatgaaggtaattaattatatttattattcaaaatgtcatttttagcttagaatcaatcattgatgtctcatattttggtttgaaaaaaaaaagacactttaaaaaattattcacacacgttttaaacttttaaacaaattttgtcacaatgaaaaaaatggcatctgtaaaaaagtcatgcatatctacctcataactatcgcttaattgtatatatatatatttttttgttactgtcgcattttctccgatattttagatgataaataattgatccaaacaaaacaaaaaaagttgagaaaaaaaaacgtttaaagggtaaatatatgaaaaaaaaaatctcgaccactccttgatgtctgcgatttgtgcatcacgacccttgttatattaccatgtttcacccataaactcccaaaaaaatccaactgtggtcattcacagctgtgtcttgacactcagtgatacatgctacatggagtttttggatcgaaacaaagtaagtacgcgataatatctcgttaaagtcagggcgtctgtaattctgttctcgcgtgctctcacctccagatagggttttgctgtttaattttttttttttttttttttaaatgccctcctgctcaaaatttttcttcccccagaaaattgcgattttaagctttccactgatgtatcacacatgcatatcggacagttttgaaagttggctaaattgggggtctcagagcagaacttcaagtcacctgagtgttttccaccatatatatgacATAAAATCAATATggtagaaaacacagacaagactgtcaatataatataattatatgtTGCCATtgcagtttcatggtgcattaagcccccgaactattttaaatttgtctgttttaccctgaagacccccgtttacagacacctcgcaaccgcttttgtttcaacccagccataaaaagaagcttagtaattatttttattattcaaaatgtcatttttagcttagaatcattaattgatatctaatatttagttttaaaaaaagactgaaaattttttcactcgcatattttaaacttttaaacaaattacgtcacaatgaaaaaaattgcgtcTGTCAATTAGCCATTTACCAGATATctgcctcataactatggcttaagtgtattttttttgttaccgtcacattttccccaatattttagatgataatcaatccaaacaaagaaaaattgggaaaaaaagtttaaaagggtaaatgtatgaaaaatatatctcAAAACAcatcttgatgtctgcgatttctgcatcgcgaccattgttatattaccatgtttcacccataatatcccccaaaaatccagctgtggccattctcagctgtgtcttgacacttagtaatacatgctacactgagtttttggattgaaacaaggtaagtatgcgataatatcgcaTTAAAATTGTGGTGTTCTTATGGCCTCTCATTCTCTCCCCtacagttagggtttcgctgttaatttttttttttaaatgccctcctgttcaaaatgtttcttcccccagaaaattgagatgttaagctttccaatgatgtatcaggtATGCATATAGGAGAATTTtggaatttggccaaattgggggtctcagagcggaacttcatgtCACCATAGTGATTTCCACCATAGGTTATATACCCTATAAATGCTTACAGAAAGTAGGCTCAAAATGAACTACGGTCGCCCGGCTAGCCTCCTAAATGTCTCATCAGCCCATAGGCACAACTGAACAGTTCACATGCCCTCTTCTGGCTAACTCAGAACCTACAGGCTACAATATTCCGCAATCAACTAATCACCCcaccaaatttttaaaattgggCTCCAAGGTTCAGCCCATACTCCCACAGAATATACCTACTAAATTTTATTCTGATCTTTCCACAATTAACAGTAGTGGCAATTTTAAGTCTGCAAGCTGAAAAATCAgccaatacaataaaatcaagTCTAGCTCTGAGGATTGGTGCTTATGCATCCCTGGAACATACGTACTAAACTTCTCTCTAATCCATATCATGAATAACAGAGgaacaatttttttgtcatcctccagaaaaagaacaacaaagccAGTTATTGAGGCCTCCCTTCAGgcggtctggaaaaaaaaataaaaataaaataaaaaaaaaaggttagatTCGGATTCAGCACCCCAAAAGTACATATGAAAAAGTGTTTGCATCATTTTCTGTCATCAGAAATAACCATGAGGGGGAAGGAGTTCTAGTATTTTATGAGATATTTCATTGATTACATTACGATCATTTCATGTGaaatttttggcacatttgagacaAGCAGAGGTAGATCACAATAACGTCCGGtgcacttgttttttttctccaaacttttaaagcaccttttttttttaaccactattGAAATGCGTTGTACCCGCTTATATATGTTTTAAGGCAAAAGACGGCAAGTGCTAAGACCAGACAGCGGAATCTTGTCGTGAAATAGAGGTAGAATAGATGAAAGATGCTgtgaaaaaaggaaatgacaattgacaagaaataacatgaaaattgtctttttaaaaaaaacaacaaaaaaaacatgtacaactgtactgttttcatAACATTAAGCATATTGCAGAATGGAAGGAAAAGTTGCTTATTAGTTGGTATGTTTCATTAACCAAGAAGAAAGGTAAGAAATAAGCCCAATACATACAATGATGTAATGATGTTCATGTTtgacaattataatcaacaattACAAATAATTAGACATAATtacaaggaagaaaaaaaataaatgtttaactAAAAACATGATGTGTCTTTTGAACTTGAGCAGGTCAGATGCTCAATGTGTATTGCATATAGCTAAATGGCTTGGCTGTCTATATAGCCCATGCTATTGCACAGGCACCTGTGCCGGGTAGTATCCACACGGTCAATTGTTGGAGGTCACTCACTGAAGATAAGGATGTAAACAAAAAATTAACCTGCACATCATCATTTTTGTCCAATTGCTCTACTCCGAAACACTTGTGTCttaatgcaggggtccccaacctattccactaaggcacactgtgggtgcaggatttcattcttaccaaacaagatgacaacactttttccccaatctggtgttttacaagtgcaatcagttgattgcagtcaggtgtggcttgttttagcagaagcctcattggttcaactgtctctgctggatcggctggaacaaaaaccaggacccacagtgtgccttgaggactgggttgaaaacccctgtctTAATGCACCATGCCCACACTGATGTCTCTTCTCCACAGCACCACACAAGTATGTGTACATGTAACAAGAAATGTTTCCCCTGTTATTAGGGAGCAGCTTCAATAAGAATTCATAAACTTCTCTTGTATGATTTGACCTTGGTGGAAAAGAGAGAACCTATTCCAGATGTACATGTAGCTGGTACACAACTATGACCTCACCGGGAACAGTGTTTAACTGAACACAGTGTATTGTTCTGACAAGAGTGCATTCGCTCTGTAACAGTATTCTGAGCAATTTAATACATGTCTTTATAGATCTCCTGCAGAAGAGGGTGAAGCGAGGTCTCTGACTCTGTCTTTTTAATCTTCTGAACAAGCTGAGCATTCTCCGTGACCAACTGGCGAAGGTCAGCCATCTTCTGCAGCAGCTTGGGGAAGAGGTAGACTGAGTCTGAGTGGTTCGCCTGCAGGTGGAGGTCCAGGGCCTGCAGAATGttgtcctggctctgctccacCTGCTTCACATTCATCAAACCGGGGCGATCTGGAGAAACACAAGCATCAGTCACAGTTGAGCAAGCACATGGAGTACAGAGATGTTTCCTCGTACCTCCACACAGGATGATGGCGGCTACAAAGAGAGCCAGGTCACTGTCGTCCAATTCCAGAGCATTGAACTTGACCGCAAACTCAAACTTGGGTTCCATAATTTCACTAAAGGGCTTTCTCAAGCTGCGAAGGAATTCCCTGGTCACAAAGCCTTTACCATTGGCCACCAGGAGTCCATCTTTGTTCATAAGAGATGGCAACATTGCAAAAATAGCCTCGTGGACACCGTATTTCAGCAACGTCACCTACAGCAAAAGGcagacaaacgcacatcgatgaCATCCGTTTCCTACAGCCACACATTGCCAATCGTCATAAAACCAAGCAGAGACCGACCTGGTCATTCAGGAAGAGGTCGACAAACCCTGGAATGCTCTTGGCAAATTCGGTGAGCTCACGCACCGTCTCAACTGTGGTGCACTGACAGCGGTAGAATACGTGCACCCCGATCTCCTTGGTCAGGGGAGCGCCTGGAAGCAATTGGCTCCACACCAAACCACTCTCGGCCTTCCAGAGCGTGTCCACGTCGTAGATCACAAATGGCTTTTATTGAGACGAGAGACAAGTGTCAAGATGCAGTGGTACCTTGAAAGTTACACAAGAATTTCATAGATATGGTAGGTGGAAAAAATACACCCTAGGTTCTAACCATCTTAGGAGTTGGAGCCAGTATTTTACATGTAATATTacagggtttctacaggtatcagcCAATCTCATTTATTGCCTTTTAACgccactttaaactaatttaatgcccatgcccgactgcagataatttcacacacacaaaatgtaagtagagttgtccaataatgactttttaaccgatatcccaatATTGTCTAACGCCAAAAATCCAATACAGATATCAAACCAATACCTATATaagcggtcgtggacttaacatgttATGGCTAATTTTATCGTGACGCcccactggatactttaataatgataaatgtaaaaacttcaaagttttccaagaaacattctgtgaaaaataagacaaCAACTTCCACTGTAGTTATgggaaaagtgcctatattgcactaTATTtactgttgaaatcaaaataatgcaaacatcagttttttggacCAAGTGCAAGTGCAAGTGTAATGTGCCAGTAAGACACTGCCATGTCACATATGGTTCACACAGtgcttttgacttaaaataacaacaaaggcacaTAGCTTCGGTACAGTGAATGaggtatgtaatgagtttataattcattgtttttttttttttttcatcatttactgttcatttaatttttgcaccacaaatgcaaatggtctgctcacataacaaatcccaagcattttagtctggagacatctaatgatcAATAAGCATACATGTTGTGCTAGATTATGACCAGCCCTTGTTCAAAGGCTTCTAgaatcactttgaaggcaacatgcatattagcACAAAACCGATGCCAATATTatcagatatcattttaaaatgcttttatcggctgaTCAGACAATTCTAAAAAATATGTACATaagttgggttttttttaatgcctcgaacatttatttaattgcttttttaatgcctgaattaaaaaattccattcaatgacttttgatgctttttaatgacccgtATGAACTGTGTATTAGTAAAACATGAGCCATCACCAGACCTAATTATACACCGTTAGCTTTTTGTGGCAAGTTGTGTTTTGTGTGTCCTGTATGCACTCACGGCCAATAACGAGATGCTCTAAAGTTGCCATATCtgctttatagaccctactcacctacgtcacaaaatgacgtgtcgctgtatccggccgccatattgtccgtcattttttagccctattctcagtggtttcaattagtcgtgcaatttattgagcaattcatggaagccccggtgttatctgacgctgtaaactcattggatgcgttgcataaaaggcgttatgtggaaaagctttagtttatccattcgccagatccataattgatgcctaaatcgatgtttttcgacccactgtcttcgccgtctctgcctgacatctgctaccctgatatttacaactatcttgtccacacaaaatcagcctattctcacgaaagttggaaaaactttaagagcttggaggcttataaacacttcgttgctggttgggtgaaacaggtcctcgtccacgaaaatttggcaggaatctatcttgtgctcgggaaggtgagttacgaaattttcaattcaaaatcttttgttcttgctaacatccactgtcaagtctaatgtatttcatgtcatttgtcaatggagcaagggcttttaatgtttatatggtttagcgatagcactctcactacatacatatataatatgtaataaatatgaagtgcgatagcactactccagattgtccctagttgaatttattttttggcttttgacctcaatagtgaaattgtaaattaattgtatgacaactgtcttattatccccttataattatatattttcaggtagttcattcacacggtccgagtgtatgttgtcggcgattagcctagcaatgatcttaattgtggttgtcagcccaaaaccctctaaatatatattaaatgcatcttaccagatataaaatgactactacataatccgtggtaatcgtttggagcccagttttctcgtcgaattgcagcagtccatctcgctctcctctccgggtctcttggaACACgggagaacttcaagtctctccgtctatcttctctgttattgcgaccgaccgccacacacgccttcaccattttgaatattaatgttaacgagcagaaaaacacgccataataggaggaatttaggtagcggtaatgcatcaacagtgacgagttgacggacaatatggcgcgggggcgtggttgtgacgtcatgtgagtagggtctattaaaGGGAATATGCACTTTCAGGGTGTAGCAATAGCTAGCTAGCCAATTGCAAGTGAAACCTGTATTGGCTAACCACTGATACGAACAAAAGTGCTCAAATTGTGACGTCAACCAAGTTAGTGGACAACACTGTCACCGCAAGGGCATGGCACTCAAGAAACTGCTGAATATTTCTTTTTCACTTCCCAAGAGCTTCATCACACCTGAAGCTCGCAATTGAAGTATTGGatcataaaaacaaataaacagaaagtttaGACGGCTCTAAATTCAAGAAAAAAGCATGCCATGGAATCACTGTATTGTATTCTGCATATAAGTTGCCGCAGCAGAGGAACTGCTTTGAAAGTCAAATGGAAGTTTGACTAGCATCACAGATTGGCTCGTGGTCCAGCAGCAAGGTACTACGCACTTcataaaagatagaaatgcgtaATAGAGAAAAGAATTTAGAGTATTACCGCAGTGCTGCTGGTCTTGCCCGTCAGGATGCTGCGGGCCCTCTTTTTTGTCATACTGAGGTTCTTCAAGTAGGCTGTGTTGACTTGCTTAGCCAAGGTCTTCAAGTCAGAGCCACCCGGTTTGCTGAGGTTAAGCTCCTCTGCAAGCAGGCCCGCCACCAACTTCTTTCTCTCTGCCTCGGGCATGCGGCCATATCTGATCGctgagaaaaacacaaaagtattCTGACATGACTTCACATTTAAAACTGACTTAGAGTTTCTTAACAAGCATGCTAATGGGCAATAGTGAAAGACAACAGGTTGCAGGGCAGACAGTAATGCGGACATTAGGAATTTTGAAggacttgcttttttttttttttttttaataaaatgaaagtgGAATGTGCACAGTAAGCAGGTCTAAATGCAGCATaaagcaggtcttaatgcacaattccgattttttgtcatatctgttttttggcgtgcccattcagacggtctttgtccattgagcccgttcaggtatcatgcatgcgcactaattcgcagtctgagaTGCGCTGTGCAAAATGACCTGCATAAGCAGGAGCATCAAAGCAAATGCTGACTCAACatcattctagggtgatcatatttttatttccaaaaacaggacacaaataacagacataaataataccCATtttgtcttatattcaaagtttatatggattgactgtgcgtgcatgacacTCACATATACGGCGAGTTTGCACAgactctcggccatgtaagcaatcttgaaatattgctaatatggagcacagaaagaaaaccgagtgttctcaggcttatccgccCCCCCCATTTTGCCGCGTTTAAGCtagacgctaatgcacagctccatcgctAACGTAGCGCCCGGTCTGTCACTCTTTGCGGACGTAAttactgcatgaattccaatttgggggaat contains these protein-coding regions:
- the ppardb gene encoding peroxisome proliferator-activated receptor delta b — its product is MEGLQETAAEQHNRVNGYRQPCSPPDTADVRWPTSQDESQGSDSCEGASASEHADLDESKGPKSNGEDKEELEVASGERERRESAEENNHSSAASSYTDLSHTPSPSLSEQLRLGKEDSTTSGISVECKVCGDKASGFHYGVHACEGCKGFFRRTVRMKLEYERCERSCKIQKKNRNKCQYCRFQKCLSLGMSHDAIRYGRMPEAERKKLVAGLLAEELNLSKPGGSDLKTLAKQVNTAYLKNLSMTKKRARSILTGKTSSTAPFVIYDVDTLWKAESGLVWSQLLPGAPLTKEIGVHVFYRCQCTTVETVRELTEFAKSIPGFVDLFLNDQVTLLKYGVHEAIFAMLPSLMNKDGLLVANGKGFVTREFLRSLRKPFSEIMEPKFEFAVKFNALELDDSDLALFVAAIILCGDRPGLMNVKQVEQSQDNILQALDLHLQANHSDSVYLFPKLLQKMADLRQLVTENAQLVQKIKKTESETSLHPLLQEIYKDMY